A window from Cryobacterium sp. SO1 encodes these proteins:
- the nucS gene encoding endonuclease NucS, whose protein sequence is MRLVIAKCSVDYAGRLSAHLPLATRLLMVKSDGSLLVHSDGGSYKPLNWMSPPCSLAVSTPDDLQAEAGITELWTVTHAKTADQLIVSIYEVEHDSAHDLGIDPGLIKDGVEAHLQKLLAEHIHLLGDGHTLVRREYMTAIGPVDILARDAQGASVAVELKRRGDIDGVEQLTRYLELMNRDPHLAPVVGVFAAQQIKPQARTLAEDRGIRCLVLDYDAMRGLDDTASKLF, encoded by the coding sequence GTGCGCCTCGTAATAGCAAAATGTTCAGTTGACTACGCAGGACGACTCAGCGCGCATTTGCCGCTGGCCACCCGCCTGCTCATGGTCAAGTCCGACGGCAGCCTGCTCGTGCACTCCGACGGCGGCTCGTACAAGCCGTTGAACTGGATGAGCCCGCCCTGCAGCCTGGCCGTCTCGACGCCAGACGACCTGCAGGCCGAGGCCGGTATCACCGAGCTGTGGACCGTGACGCACGCCAAGACCGCCGACCAGCTCATCGTGAGCATTTACGAGGTGGAGCACGACTCCGCCCACGACCTCGGTATCGACCCCGGCCTGATCAAGGACGGCGTCGAGGCGCACCTGCAGAAGCTGCTCGCCGAGCACATCCACCTGCTCGGCGACGGTCACACCCTGGTGCGTCGCGAATACATGACGGCGATCGGCCCCGTCGACATCCTGGCCAGGGATGCCCAGGGCGCCTCGGTCGCCGTCGAACTCAAGCGCCGCGGTGACATCGACGGTGTCGAACAGCTCACCCGCTACCTCGAGCTGATGAACCGCGACCCACACCTGGCGCCCGTCGTCGGCGTGTTCGCCGCGCAGCAGATCAAGCCGCAGGCGCGCACTCTGGCCGAGGACCGCGGCATCCGCTGCCTGGTGCTTGACTACGACGCGATGCGCGGCCTCGACGACACGGCCTCCAAGCTCTTCTGA